DNA from Halobacteriovoraceae bacterium:
AAGACAGAAGGTATAAGTGTTCCCACTGTGGATTGGATATTGACAGAGATTTAAACGCGGCAATTAACTTAGAAAGTCTTGTTAATCATAGAATACGGGGAGCTGCCTCGGAATTTACGCCTAAGGAGATGACGGCAATTGATCTTTGGAAACTATCTAAAGATAAAACCAGCATCGATGAACTAGGAAATGAACACCAGAATTATGTGAGTAGTTTTGGGTAAGTTTCATTCAGCGGAAACTAATTATCCATAGATGTTTCCCAACCGATAATAAAAAAAAATCTACCGCTCTAAAGGTTAAAGTCGGTGAAAGCTAATTTTACTTTTTTTTTTCTACTTTTGAAGTAGTTAGGATCAGTTCTACTATTTTGTGAACATTCATTTTAAGTAACTCATTTTTGTCATATCTTTCTGGCCAAAGTCTAGGGAGTTC
Protein-coding regions in this window:
- a CDS encoding transposase, with product MKYKSALNDNVLFVADRFYPSSKKCGRCGKIKNDLKLKDRRYKCSHCGLDIDRDLNAAINLESLVNHRIRGAASEFTPKEMTAIDLWKLSKDKTSIDELGNEHQNYVSSFG